The Coffea eugenioides isolate CCC68of chromosome 8, Ceug_1.0, whole genome shotgun sequence genome has a segment encoding these proteins:
- the LOC113780327 gene encoding putative disease resistance protein RGA1, whose product MEALLESLVNSLNSPIQEKLGLLCGIETEIQKLSSLLSTTKAVIEDAEQRQFTEKAIQLWLQELNLIAYEVDDILDDYAIEISREPKCNNICCNVLDCLPATSNIWFWHRIGARMKKIIGKFDAVADERIKLGLSNHFLVDSTAIREIGSLLNEPDLVLGRHEEKDKIVKTLVNQVRDNQNVSVLPIVGVRGLGKTTLAQLVFNDESIAKHFEPKLWVWVSKDFNVKRIIKALIESVEKASIGDLPLNALQIKLQSLLEGKRYLIVLDDVWNENPQEWEKLKSVLECGSKGSSIVTTTRKQKVAEIMGTLQTYYLSSLSENECWLLFRQRAFGHQEAEEYPNLVVIGKEIVKKCGGVPLVAKTLGGFLRFKREEAEWNFVKCSELWNLPEYEIDISPALRLSYLNLPVELRGCFAYCAIFPKGHEIEKEELIHLWMANGLISSNGTMEVEDVGDAVVTKLHHRSLFQAVKKDEFGNVLTFKMHDRVHDLAQFVMEAKHGGTESIRTIRHLALDFPYDEQIVAFPIKRMRGTDQYSSFLSECGSLRVLIVRTAWWEKRFSELPPAVSKLTHLRHVNLSGSQIVELPNSICGLWNLQILNLNDCEHLRSLPKGMRFLRNLRHLCLRGCWNLTHMPSGIGELSCLRTLSMVVLGGKKGFQLSELRGLNMLIGELSIRHLERVEDKKDAEEAWLIGKQSLRRLCLYFNWDSERTLQRYNDEEVLEALKPSPILQFLHIEGFNGSSFPSWISTVTTVRVFNSAPEYIVGAQESTATAATDNPKGMLKALVLWDMPNLKGMLGGEVQGTPGIFSQLQYLSFVDCPTLMLPLPRMPSLKELDVNMCPNMAWASISNLTSLNSLEVGNIEGLSCFAEEMLQNLSLLESLKIKQMKDLRALPRSLASLTALQELTIEECPKLGSLPKELHLFDCFNLANLSMGTKALKSLTHLRIQGSNATALPEEVKHFPALQKLELMDLPNLTSLPHWFGDHLTSLRHLTLWSCPKLETLPSSIQMMTTLRSLTINYCQLLGPRCERGGEERDKIKHIRYLNIF is encoded by the coding sequence ATGGAAGCGCTATTGGAAAGTCTTGTAAATTCTCTGAATTCTCCAATCCAGGAGAAGCTTGGATTGCTTTGTGGTATTGAAACAGAGATACAAAAGCTTTCAAGCTTGCTATCAACAACCAAAGCAGTGATTGAAGATGCCGAGCAGAGGCAGTTTACTGAGAAGGCAATTCAACTTTGGCTGCAGGAGCTCAATCTTATTGCTTATGAAGTCGATGACATATTAGATGATTATGCAATCGAAATCTCGAGAGAACCGAAGTGCAACAACATATGTTGCAATGTATTGGATTGTCTTCCAGCAACATCAAACATATGGTTTTGGCACAGGATTGGAGCAAGGATGAAGAAAATCATTGGAAAATTTGATGCAGTTGCTGATGAGCGAATAAAGCTTGGATTGAGCAACCACTTTCTGGTTGATTCCACTGCAATACGTGAGATTGGTTCCTTGCTAAACGAACCTGATCTAGTCCTTGGAAGGCACGAGGAGAAGGACAAGATTGTGAAAACATTGGTGAATCAAGTCAGAGATAATCAAAATGTATCAGTGCTCCCTATAGTGGGTGTTCGAGGCCTTGGAAAGACAACACTTGCCCAATTGGTGTTTAATGATGAGAGCATAGCCAAGCATTTTGAGCCAAAACTCTGGGTTTGGGTCTCAAAGGATTTCAATGTGAAGAGGATTATAAAAGCCTTAATTGAGTCTGTAGAAAAGGCTTCTATTGGAGACTTACCCTTGAATGCTCTCCAGATAAAACTTCAAAGTTTATTAGAAGGGAAAAGATACTTGATTGTACTGGATGATGTCTGGAATGAGAATCCACAGGAATGGGAGAAACTGAAATCTGTTCTGGAATGCGGATCAAAAGGTAGTTCAATTGTCACGACAACTCGTAAGCAAAAGGTTGCTGAAATAATGGGCACATTACAAACATATTATCTGTCGAGTTTGTCAGAGAATGAGTGTTGGTTACTATTTAGGCAACGGGCATTTGGCCATCAAGAGGCTGAAGAATATCCTAACCTTGTAGTTATCGGGAAAGAGATTGTGAAAAAATGTGGTGGTGTTCCGCTGGTTGCAAAGACTCTCGGAGGCTTTCTACGATTCAAGAGAGAAGAAGCCGAATGGAACTTTGTGAAATGTAGTGAGCTTTGGAACTTACCTGAATATGAAATAGATATCTCGCCCGCGTTGAGATTGAGCTACCTTAATCTTCCGGTAGAGTTGAGAGGTTGCTTTGCATATTGTGCAATATTTCCCAAGGGCCatgaaattgaaaaagaagagttAATACATTTGTGGATGGCAAATGGATTGATTTCATCTAATGGAACGATGGAAGTGGAAGATGTTGGTGATGCTGTGGTGACTAAACTGCATCATAGATCACTGTTCCAAGCCGTGAAGAAAGATGAGTTTGGCAATGTCCTCACTTTTAAGATGCATGACCGTGTCCATGATCTGGCTCAATTCGTAATGGAGGCTAAACACGGTGGAACAGAGTCAATTAGAACCATTAGGCATTTGGCGTTGGATTTCCCATATGATGAGCAAATAGTGGCTTTTCCTATTAAAAGAATGAGAGGCACTGACCAGTACTCTTCTTTCTTGTCAGAATGTGGTTCCCTGAGAGTGCTCATTGTAAGGACAGCATGGTGGGAAAAAAGGTTTTCAGAGCTGCCACCTGCAGTAAGCAAACTGACACATTTAAGGCATGTAAATCTTTCAGGATCTCAAATTGTTGAACTACCCAATTCAATTTGTGGCCTGTGGAATTTGCAAATTTTAAACCTAAATGATTGCGAACATCTTCGGAGTTTACCCAAGGGCATGAGATTCCTCAGAAATCTTCGACATCTTTGTCTACGGGGGTGCTGGAATTTGACTCACATGCCAAGTGGAATTGGGGAGTTGAGTTGCTTGCGGACGTTGAGTATGGTCGTCCTGGGTGGCAAAAAAGGCTTCCAACTAAGTGAGTTGCGAGGCTTAAATATGCTTATAGGAGAGCTATCAATTAGGCACCTTGAGAGGGTTGAAGATAAAAAGGATGCAGAAGAAGCTTGGTTAATTGGAAAACAGAGTCTCCGCAGGTTGTGTTTGTATTTTAATTGGGATTCTGAAAGAACGCTTCAACGTTACAATGATGAGGAAGTGCTTGAAGCCCTTAAACCCTCCCCCATCCTTCAATTTCTGCACATAGAAGGCTTCAACGGTTCATCATTTCCATCTTGGATTTCAACTGTAACAACTGTTCGTGTGTTCAACAGTGCACCGGAGTACATAGTTGGGGCCCAGGAGAGTACCGCCACTGCTGCTACTGACAATCCAAAAGGAATGTTAAAAGCACTGGTGTTATGGGACATGCCCAATCTAAAAGGAATGTTAGGAGGAGAAGTCCAAGGTACTCCAGGAATATTCTCTCAACTTCAATACTTGTCTTTTGTTGATTGCCCAACGTTGATGTTGCCATTGCCACGTATGCCGTCCCTAAAGGAGTTAGACGTCAATATGTGCCCGAACATGGCATGGGCTTCAATCTCCAATCTCACTAGTCTTAACTCCCTTGAAGTTGGGAACATTGAAGGATTGAGTTGTTTTGCAGAAGAGATGCTACAAAATCTTAGTCTTCTTGAATCGCTGAAAATTAAGCAGATGAAGGATCTGCGAGCCTTACCCAGAAGCTTGGCTAGCCTCACGGCTTTGCAGGAGTTGACCATCGAGGAATGTCCCAAGCTGGGGTCTCTGCCAAAAGAACTCCATTTGTTCGACTGCTTTAATTTGGCGAATCTCTCAATGGGGACTAAAGCCCTCAAATCCCTGACTCATCTACGCATCCAAGGGTCAAACGCGACAGCTCTGCCAGAGGAAGTCAAACATTTCCCCGCACTACAAAAATTGGAGCTGATGGATCTTCCCAATCTAACTTCATTGCCACACTGGTTTGGAGACCACCTCACTTCTCTTCGACACCTGACACTGTGGTCTTGTCCGAAGCTTGAAACACTTCCATCCAGCATTCAAATGATGACAACACTCCGAAGTTTGACAATAAATTACTGCCAGCTACTGGGACCACGGTGTGAAAGGGGAGGAGAGGAACGGGACAAAATTAAGCACATCCGGTACCTGAATATTTTTTAA